A single window of Microbispora hainanensis DNA harbors:
- a CDS encoding four-helix bundle copper-binding protein, producing MGHAGVMLETYPADLGGVDRQVLAKCIEACFDCAQTCTACADACLSEHAVAGLVRCIRTNLDCADICATTGRVLSRHTGYDANLTRAQLEACAQACRSCGDECGLHAHMHEHCRVCAEACRRCAQACNELLAALG from the coding sequence ATGGGACACGCCGGAGTGATGCTGGAGACCTATCCCGCCGACCTCGGCGGCGTGGACAGGCAGGTGCTCGCCAAGTGCATCGAGGCCTGCTTCGACTGCGCGCAGACCTGTACGGCCTGCGCCGACGCCTGCCTGAGCGAGCACGCGGTGGCGGGGCTCGTCCGCTGCATCCGCACCAACCTCGACTGCGCCGACATCTGCGCGACGACGGGCCGGGTGCTGTCGAGGCACACCGGCTACGACGCGAACCTGACGCGCGCCCAGCTTGAGGCGTGCGCGCAGGCGTGCCGCAGTTGCGGCGACGAGTGCGGCCTGCACGCCCACATGCACGAGCACTGCCGGGTCTGCGCCGAGGCGTGCCGTCGCTGCGCCCAGGCCTGCAACGAGTTGCTGGCCGCGCTCGGCTGA
- a CDS encoding beta-ketoacyl synthase N-terminal-like domain-containing protein → MHTVTVTGVGVVCAIAGDAGAFERALREGRRGVCSCPDGGPPAALLDEEVREALPVLPAGAPDALRRSAERLTRRAPLPLRAAVGVAAEAWIGAGLHIAAVPGDRVGLVVAGSNLTGRHLTDLHDRYANRPAHLPPRAALRLLDTDHVGTISQLLQIRGEGCTVGAASASGNAGLVHGARLVATGEADVCLVVGALADLSAIEERALLNVGAMAPGPVGPPFDETHGGFAYGQGAACVVLESRRSARARGAEVLAELAGWDLRLAANSLTEPDGEAEAATMTRAMSRAGVSPGDVSYVNAHGTGAPLGDAAEAEALRWVLGEAVGGAWVNSTKALTGHCLAAAGVVEAVATVVQMRGGFVHPNPGLAHPADPGLRFAPATGGVRADIGVALSNGFGFGGFNGSVVFRAPA, encoded by the coding sequence ATGCACACGGTGACCGTCACGGGCGTCGGCGTGGTCTGTGCGATCGCGGGCGACGCCGGCGCGTTCGAGCGGGCGCTGCGGGAGGGACGGCGGGGCGTGTGCTCGTGCCCTGACGGAGGCCCTCCGGCCGCCCTGCTGGACGAGGAGGTCCGCGAGGCGTTGCCCGTCCTGCCCGCGGGCGCGCCCGACGCCCTGCGGCGCTCCGCCGAACGGCTCACCCGGCGGGCCCCGCTGCCGCTGCGCGCCGCCGTCGGCGTGGCCGCCGAGGCCTGGATCGGGGCGGGCCTGCACATCGCGGCCGTGCCGGGCGACCGCGTGGGGCTCGTGGTCGCCGGGAGTAACCTGACCGGTCGGCACCTGACGGACCTGCACGACCGGTACGCGAACCGGCCCGCCCACCTGCCCCCGCGTGCGGCCCTGCGGCTCCTCGACACCGATCACGTCGGCACGATCAGCCAGCTGCTCCAGATCAGGGGGGAGGGCTGCACCGTGGGCGCGGCCTCGGCGAGCGGCAACGCCGGCCTCGTGCACGGCGCCCGCCTCGTCGCCACAGGAGAGGCCGACGTGTGCCTCGTCGTCGGCGCCCTCGCCGACCTGTCCGCCATCGAGGAGCGGGCCCTGCTCAACGTCGGCGCGATGGCCCCGGGTCCGGTGGGACCGCCCTTCGACGAGACGCACGGCGGCTTCGCCTACGGCCAGGGCGCCGCGTGCGTGGTGCTGGAGTCGCGGCGGTCCGCGCGGGCGCGGGGCGCCGAGGTGCTCGCCGAGCTGGCCGGATGGGACCTGCGCCTGGCCGCGAACAGCCTCACCGAGCCCGACGGCGAGGCCGAGGCGGCCACGATGACCCGGGCGATGAGCCGGGCCGGCGTCTCGCCCGGCGACGTGTCGTACGTGAACGCGCACGGCACCGGAGCCCCGCTGGGGGACGCGGCGGAGGCGGAGGCGCTGCGGTGGGTGCTCGGCGAGGCGGTGGGCGGGGCCTGGGTGAACTCCACCAAGGCCCTTACCGGCCACTGCCTGGCGGCGGCGGGGGTGGTCGAGGCGGTGGCGACCGTCGTGCAGATGCGGGGCGGGTTCGTTCACCCCAACCCGGGGCTCGCGCACCCCGCCGACCCGGGTCTCCGGTTCGCGCCGGCCACCGGCGGGGTCCGCGCCGATATCGGGGTCGCCCTCTCGAACGGCTTCGGCTTCGGCGGATTCAACGGCAGCGTGGTATTCCGCGCGCCCGCATGA
- a CDS encoding ferredoxin, translating into MRVSVDTSRCCGAGTCVLIAPGVFDQTDDEGTVVLMDPCPPRKLWNDVREAAVACPRSAIDVDDE; encoded by the coding sequence ATGCGTGTCAGCGTCGACACCAGCCGATGTTGCGGAGCGGGGACGTGTGTCCTCATCGCGCCCGGCGTCTTCGACCAGACCGACGACGAGGGCACGGTCGTCCTGATGGACCCGTGCCCTCCGCGGAAGTTGTGGAACGACGTGCGGGAGGCGGCGGTCGCGTGTCCCCGCAGCGCCATCGACGTCGACGACGAATGA
- a CDS encoding MarR family winged helix-turn-helix transcriptional regulator, giving the protein MAKEADEEPIGDDLEAVTAAVLTASRVLVAISARSLAAAEDRVTLPQFRMLMVVGQGETKLVTLADKLGVNPSTAMRMAGRLAVAGLLKREVNPQNRRETLLRLTDNGRRIVEEVTARRKEEIAAILTRMPASQRQALITAMREFNDAAGEPPARIAFPLGWPGPSA; this is encoded by the coding sequence ATGGCAAAGGAAGCGGACGAGGAGCCGATCGGCGACGACCTGGAGGCCGTCACCGCAGCCGTGCTCACCGCCTCGCGTGTGCTCGTCGCGATATCGGCACGGTCGCTGGCCGCGGCGGAGGACCGGGTCACCCTGCCGCAGTTCCGCATGTTGATGGTGGTCGGACAGGGCGAGACCAAGCTGGTGACGCTGGCGGACAAGCTCGGCGTCAATCCGTCGACGGCCATGCGCATGGCGGGCCGCCTCGCCGTCGCCGGCCTGCTGAAGCGCGAGGTGAATCCGCAGAACCGCCGGGAGACCCTGCTGCGGCTGACCGACAACGGGCGGCGGATCGTGGAGGAGGTCACCGCCCGGCGCAAGGAGGAGATCGCCGCGATCCTCACGCGAATGCCGGCGTCCCAGCGGCAGGCCCTCATCACCGCCATGCGGGAGTTCAACGACGCGGCGGGCGAGCCGCCCGCCCGCATCGCCTTCCCGCTCGGCTGGCCCGGCCCGTCCGCCTGA
- a CDS encoding cytochrome P450, producing the protein MTDARLAFPVTERACPLDPPREYARLRLERPVSQVDLPSGQWAWLLTRHQDVRAVLDDPRFSSDMSRPGFPNLYAKPVEPVLKGTFIRMDGEEHAHYRRMLTGEFSVKRVEAMRPAVEAVVDGCLDRIETSGSPAELVRDLALPVPSRVICGMLGVPHEDHGTFGGYLQTLFDAKSDREQIGAAKTGLAAYLDRLVADKEREPGDDLISRLVTEQVLPGRLSRQELITISWMLLAAGHETTAHMIGLGVLTLLEHPDQLAAAKADPKLMACAVEELLRHQTVMQLGMTRVAVADAVVGGQLIRAGEGVIALLAMANRDGEVFPDADRFDIRRGARNHVAFGYGPHQCLGHTLARLELQVAFTRLFERFPGLRLATPVERIPFRYDAIVYGVQELPVTW; encoded by the coding sequence ATGACGGACGCCCGCCTTGCCTTTCCCGTGACGGAACGGGCCTGCCCGTTGGATCCGCCGCGGGAGTACGCCAGGCTCCGGCTCGAACGGCCGGTCAGCCAGGTCGACCTGCCCAGCGGCCAGTGGGCGTGGCTGCTCACCCGGCACCAGGACGTGCGGGCAGTGCTCGACGATCCTCGGTTCAGCTCCGACATGAGCCGGCCCGGGTTTCCCAACCTCTACGCCAAGCCCGTCGAGCCCGTGCTCAAGGGCACGTTCATCCGCATGGACGGCGAGGAGCACGCCCACTATCGGCGCATGCTGACCGGGGAGTTCTCGGTGAAGCGTGTGGAGGCCATGCGCCCGGCGGTCGAAGCGGTCGTGGACGGCTGTCTCGACCGCATCGAGACGTCCGGCTCCCCGGCCGAGCTGGTGCGCGATCTGGCACTGCCGGTGCCCTCCCGGGTCATCTGCGGGATGCTCGGCGTCCCCCACGAAGACCACGGCACCTTCGGCGGCTATCTGCAGACGCTGTTCGACGCCAAGAGCGACCGCGAGCAGATCGGCGCCGCGAAGACCGGCCTCGCGGCCTACCTCGACCGGCTCGTGGCCGACAAGGAGCGCGAGCCCGGCGATGACCTGATCAGCCGTCTCGTGACCGAGCAGGTGCTCCCCGGACGGCTGAGCAGGCAGGAGCTGATCACGATCTCCTGGATGCTGCTCGCCGCGGGTCACGAGACGACCGCCCACATGATCGGCCTGGGGGTGCTGACCCTCCTGGAGCACCCCGATCAGCTCGCGGCGGCCAAGGCCGATCCGAAGCTGATGGCGTGCGCTGTGGAGGAGCTCCTGCGGCACCAGACCGTCATGCAGCTCGGCATGACGCGGGTGGCCGTGGCGGACGCCGTGGTCGGCGGGCAGCTCATCCGGGCCGGCGAGGGCGTCATCGCCCTCCTCGCGATGGCCAACCGCGACGGTGAGGTCTTCCCCGACGCCGACAGGTTCGACATCCGCCGCGGCGCGCGCAACCACGTCGCCTTCGGGTACGGCCCGCATCAGTGCCTCGGGCACACGCTCGCCCGGCTGGAACTGCAGGTCGCGTTCACCCGGCTGTTCGAGCGGTTCCCGGGCCTGCGCCTGGCAACCCCCGTCGAGCGGATCCCCTTCCGCTACGACGCGATCGTGTACGGCGTGCAGGAACTTCCCGTCACCTGGTGA
- a CDS encoding phosphopantetheine-binding protein, whose product MDDVAILESIRRQTVAVVPEIDPAEITPDRSLADLGCNSVDRADIVTAVMEELAIEVPLSEFRQGAPVGELVELLRTHA is encoded by the coding sequence ATGGACGATGTCGCGATCCTCGAATCGATCCGGCGGCAGACGGTGGCGGTGGTCCCGGAGATCGACCCGGCTGAGATCACGCCCGACCGCAGCCTGGCCGACCTCGGCTGCAACAGCGTGGACCGGGCCGACATCGTCACCGCGGTGATGGAGGAGCTCGCGATCGAGGTGCCGCTGTCGGAGTTCCGTCAGGGCGCGCCGGTCGGGGAGCTCGTCGAACTGCTGCGCACGCATGCCTGA
- a CDS encoding Crp/Fnr family transcriptional regulator, with translation MRRASGSLQVGERLRALCCTASDHTSVVRLNRNEHLYVCGEQASHLYIIISGRLKTVSVSRSGKECLLGIHTYGDLLGESCLLGGRRGETVTAMTPATLRKIPRANFLSALADDGLLEDFLCYLAHRLTEQQQVITSLVTADSEERLAHTLLRLARKLGTPKAGKLCIHDKITQEELSGMVGTTRSRVGYFLKRFRDSGLIESRPDAFLAVDEERLGDYMEAIS, from the coding sequence ATGCGTCGGGCATCCGGCTCTTTACAGGTTGGCGAGCGGCTTCGCGCCCTCTGTTGTACCGCTTCCGATCACACATCTGTCGTCAGACTCAACCGCAACGAGCATTTATACGTATGCGGTGAACAGGCGAGTCATCTCTACATCATCATCAGCGGCCGGCTGAAGACGGTCAGCGTCTCGCGCTCGGGCAAGGAGTGCCTACTGGGCATCCACACCTACGGCGACCTGCTGGGCGAGTCCTGCCTGCTGGGCGGCAGGCGGGGCGAGACGGTGACCGCGATGACCCCGGCCACCCTGCGCAAGATCCCCCGGGCGAACTTCCTGTCCGCGCTGGCGGACGACGGTCTACTCGAGGACTTCCTGTGCTACCTGGCCCATCGCCTGACCGAGCAGCAGCAGGTGATCACGAGCCTGGTCACGGCGGACAGCGAGGAGCGCCTCGCGCACACCCTGCTGCGCCTGGCCCGCAAACTGGGCACGCCCAAGGCCGGGAAGCTCTGCATCCACGACAAGATCACGCAGGAGGAGCTGTCCGGCATGGTCGGCACCACCCGCTCCCGGGTGGGCTATTTCCTCAAGCGCTTCCGCGACAGCGGGCTGATCGAGAGCCGGCCGGACGCCTTCCTGGCGGTGGACGAGGAACGGCTGGGCGACTACATGGAAGCGATTTCCTGA